In Malassezia japonica chromosome 2, complete sequence, one DNA window encodes the following:
- the pzh1 gene encoding protein-serine/threonine phosphatase (EggNog:ENOG503NUEW; COG:T): protein MLRSFGKMMSGVSKRGKGRSQEEKGDDAQDASSTISRDSFSSVRQGDGAEGSSSMEATPPPPTSATASAAETPTIARNNRTRTNKTPAMPSVELPSPSLDEAKDSPEPGATRPEGSQPTLAVPQGPKKSSSGPVRSPDPRSGAVPIGTWPSSSPGPNSFTGASPMSTSVQSADGVKTFDIDDMIARLLEAGYSSKMPKPALKVPEIMAVCQAAREVFLSQPTLIELSPPVKIVGDTHGQYQDLLRLFDMCGFPPSSNYLLLGDYVDRGKQSLETILLLLCYKIKYPENFFLLRGNHECANVTRVYGFYDECKRRLNIKIWKTFIDVFNTLPIAAIVASKIFCVHGGLSPSLSNMDDIRRIERPTGVPDYGLLNDLLWSDPSDTALDWEDNERGVSYCFGKAVIQQFLAQYDFDLICRAHMVVEDGYEFWNERTLVTIFSAPNYCGEFDNFGAVMSVSEDLLCAFELLKPLDGPALKKEMAKNKRRSLQQQQQQTQSPTMRTT from the coding sequence ATGTTGCGCTCTTTCGGGAAGATGATGAGCGGGGTGTCGAAACGTGGAAAGGGCCGGAGTCAGGAGGAGAAAGGAGATGATGCACAGGATGCATCGAGTACTATATCGCGCGACTCGTTCTCGTCCGTGCGCCAGGGTGATGGCGCGGAAGGGAGCAGCAGCATGGAGGCAACGCCGCCTCCTCccacctcggcgaccgccaGCGCTGCAGAGACGCCGACGATTGCGCGCAACAACCGCACGCGCACAAACAAGACGCCGGCGATGCCGTCCGTCGAGctgccgagcccgagcctgGATGAAGCCAAAGACAGTCCCGAGCCGGGCGCGACTCGGCCCGAAGGCTCGcagccgacgctcgccgtgccCCAAGGCCCCAAGAAGTCGTCCAGCGggccggtgcgctcgccggacCCCCGCTCGGGCGCAGTGCCGATCGGGACGTGGCCGTCGAGCTCTCCGGGGCCGAACTCGTTCacgggcgcctcgccgatgtcgacgagcgtgcaGAGCGCGGATGGTGTCAAGACCTTTGACATTGACGATATGATTGCGCGTCTGCTTGAGGCTGGGTACTCGAGCAAGATGCCCAAGCCCGCGCTCAAGGTGCCCGAGATCATGGCCGTATGCCAAGCGGCACGGGAAGTGTTCCTCAGCCAGCCGACGCTGATCGAGCTGAGTCCCCCGGTGAAGATTGTTGGCGACACGCACGGGCAGTACCAGGACTTGCTGCGCCTGTTTGACATGTGCGGCTTCCCCCCGTCCTCCAACTACCTGCTGCTTGGCGACTATGTGGACCGTGGCAAGCAGTCGCTCGAGACGATTCTGCTGCTGCTCTGCTACAAAATCAAGTACCCCGAAAACTTTttcctgctgcgcggcaatCACGAATGCGCCAACGTGACGCGCGTCTATGGCTTTTACGACGAATGCAAGCGGCGCCTCAACATCAAGATTTGGAAGACGTTTATCGACGTGTTCAACACGCTCCCCATCGCTGCGATCGTCGCTTCCAAGATCTTTTGTGTGCACGGCGGCCTCTCTCCCTCGCTCTCCAACATGGACGACATtcggcgcatcgagcgcccgaccggcgtgccggacTATGGCCTGCTGAACGACCTCTTGTGGAGCGACCCGAGCGACACGGCACTCGACTGGGAGGATAACGAGCGCGGTGTGAGCTACTGCTTCGGCAAAGCCGTCATCCAGCAGTTCCTGGCCCAGTACGACTTTGACCTGATCTGCCGCGCACACAtggtcgtcgaggacggCTACGAGTTCTGGAACGAACGCACGCTCGTGACCATCTTCAGCGCACCGAATTACTGCGGCGAATTCGACAACTTTGGCGCTGTGATGAGCGTGTCGGAGGACCTTTTGTGTGCTTTTGAACTGCTAAAGCCGCTCGATGGACCGGCGCTCAAGAAAGAGATGGCCAAAAATAAGCGCAGGAGTCTGCAGCAACAACAACAACAGACTCAGTCGCCCACAATGCGAACCACCTGA
- the URK1 gene encoding uridine/cytidine kinase (COG:F; EggNog:ENOG503NW7D) — MSGIRTPQEDLSRSGTPVQQLRGAAAAGTHTPRPSRAMHEPAPSPGMTQPRRSYSKTTVMAEAGRQPWYDADGRPIPPYIVGVAGGSASGKTSIAKEILRLLPDVPWVAIVSQDAFYRPLTPAQTKLAFAQNFDFDHPSAIDQELLVQCVRELKQSRAVQIPVYSFTQHQRTAESTYLYGHAVIVVEGIFVLQDENLRDLLDLKIFVQTDPDIMLARRIRRDILERGRSVEGVLDQYMRFVKPSFDTFVGSSARHADIIVPGANNAVAIDVIAQHIAKHLTRSYSCQLNRSIPRTIATGEPHAFPMARVVIGDSVQGEPLHVVQHEPFSKPPRLEGSEAVLRLADVHEVAPLPPNVMVVPQTAQLLGLQTILHNADTRSGEFAYACKRIGAHVVETAMSLLPYRSKTVPLHTGGSYTGVEMDVEHICGVSILRSGAILEAPLRRAFPALALGSLLIQSSDSNYRPLLYAVRLPSFVRTRASAEKTYVLLSDAQIGTGAAAFMAVRVLLDHGVPENQIILLTLLASARGGVWALQHAFPGVRIVAGSVDPGLRKFVWPTTQHQRRAKALSSALDDSDSDEPETERVVFAITPGCGQMGDRFWGT, encoded by the exons ATGTCGGGCatccgcacgccgcaggaGGACCTCTCGCggagcggcacgccggtgcagcagctccgtggcgcggccgcggcaggCACAcacacgccgcggcctagccgcgcgatgcacgagcccgcgccgagccccGGCATgacgcagccgcggcgctcgtacaGCAAGAC GACCGTAATGGCTGAGGCGGGCCGCCAGCCCTGGTacgacgccgacggccgccccATCCCACCGTACAttgtcggcgtcgcgggggGAAGCGCGAGTGGGAAAACGTCGATCGCCAAGGAAATTCTGCGGCTCCTGCCGGACGTGCCGTGGGTCGCGATCGTGTCCCAGGACGCGTTCTACCGCCCGCTTACCCCGGCACAGACCAAGCTCGCGTTTGCGCAAAACTTCGACTTTGACCATCCCAGCGCGATCGAccaggagctgctcgtgcagtgcgtgcgcgagctgaagcagtcgcgcgccgtccagATCCCCGTGTACAGCTTTACGCAGCaccagcgcaccgccgagtcGACCTACCTGTACGGCCATGCGGTGATTGTCGTCGAGGGCATCTTTGTGCTCCAGGACGAGAATctgcgcgacctgctcgacctcAAGATCTTTGTGCAGACCGACCCAGACATTATGCTCGCCCGGCGCATCCGCCGCGAtatcctcgagcgcgggcgcTCGGTCGAGGGTGTGCTCGACCAGTACATGCGCTTCGTCAAGCCGTCGTTTGATACCTTTG TCGgttcctcggcgcgccacgcggaTATCATTGTGCCCGGCGCGAACAATGCCGTGGCCATCGACGTGATTGCGCAGCACATCGCCAAGCACCTCACACGCAGCTACTCGTGCCAGCTGAACCGCTCCATACCCCGCACGATCGCCACTGGCGAGCCACACGCATTTCCCATGGCAAGGGTCGTGATCGGCGACTCGGTGCAAGGCGAGCCGCTGCATGTAGTGCAGCACGAGCCCTTCTCTAagccgccgcggctcgagggcagcgaggcggtgctgcgcctggcggacgtgcacgaagtcgcgccgctcccACCGAACGTGATGGTCGTGCCGCAGACTGCacagctgctcggcctccaGACGATCCTGCACAATGCCGacacgcgctcgggcgAGTTTGCGTACGCGTGCAAGCGTATCGGCGCACACGTCGTCGAAACCGCCATGTCGCTCCTCCCGTACCGCTCCAAGACCGTGCCGCTGCACACCGGCGGGTCCTATACCGGTGTCGAGATGGACGTCGAGCACATCTGCGGCGTCTCAAtcctgcgcagcggcgcgatcctcgaggcgccactgcgccgcgccttcCCCGCCCTTGCCCTCGGCTCGCTCCTGATCCAGAGCTCGGACAGCAACTATCGCCCCCTTCTCTacgcggtgcgcctccCGTCGTTTGtgcggacgcgcgcgagtgcGGAGAAGACCTATGTGCTTCTTTCCGACGCGCAgatcggcaccggcgcggccgcattCATGGCCGTGCgtgtgctgctcgaccatGGCGTACCCGAAAACCAAATCATCCTCCtcacgctcctcgcctcggcgcgcggcggagTGTGGGCCCTCCAGCATGCCTTCCCTGGTgtgcgcatcgtcgctGGCTCTGTCGATCCCGGTCTACGAAAGTTTGTATGGCCCACTACACAGCatcagcgccgcgcaaagGCGCTCTCCTCGGCCCTCGACGActccgactcggacgagcccgagacggagcgcgtcgtcttTGCCATCACCCCGGGCTGCGGCCAGATGGGCGACCGTTTCTGGGGAACGTAG
- the CAF16 gene encoding CCR4-NOT regulatory complex component (COG:Q; BUSCO:EOG09263X4B; EggNog:ENOG503NV4A): protein MADVQLDSGVLAVDVHNLQYQFAAGAAQALEGCTLQLPPGARCLLIGANGAGKSTLLRLLAGKRLCNANIKVFGKDVFHSPPRGITYLGTEWAMNPVVRSDITVEHFLNSVGGFRYSERRDRLLDLLDVDLSWRMHAISDGERRRVQLCMGLMEPWRLLLLDEVTVDLDVQVRCDLLDFLKEESIERGATIVYATHIFDGIHHFPTNLVHLQLGRTTTDLPLPWPIRLDSTLPDQLQASLPAPLREAMHADAANASEVSLLDLALAWLREDRVLREKQESARGIKRGRATRGPGEETTDAKKFFSQYDYFKHYT from the coding sequence ATGGCGGACGTACAGTTGGATTCGGGCGtcctcgcggtcgacgtACACAATTTACAATACCAGTTTGCGGCGGGggccgcgcaggcgctcgaggggTGCACACTGCAGCTTCCTCCGGGCGCACGGTGCTTGTTGATTGGTGCCAATGGCGCAGGAAAAAGCaccctgctgcgcctgctcgccggcaAGCGCCTGTGCAATGCCAACATCAAGGTGTTTGGCAAGGATGTGTTTcactcgccgccgcgaggcaTTACCTATCTGGGCACCGAGTGGGCGATGAATCcggtggtgcgcagcgacatTACCGTCGAGCACTTTCTCAACTCGGTCGGCGGATTCCGCTacagcgagcgccgcgatcgtCTGCTGGATTTGCTTGATGTGGATCTCTCGTGGAGGATGCATGCGATCAGcgatggcgagcgccgacgtgTGCAGCTGTGCATGGGCCTGATGGAGCCGTGGCGtttgctgctgctcgacgaagTCAcggtcgacctcgacgtcCAGGTGCGCtgcgacctgctcgacttTTTGAAGGAAGAGAGCATCGAGCGCGGTGCGACGATCGTCTATGCAACGCACATCTTCGACGGCATCCACCATTTCCCTACCAACTTGGTGCACTTGCAGCTGGGCCGCACGACGACCGACCTCCCGCTGCCGTGGCCCATCCGCTTGGACTCGACGCTTCCGGACCAGCTGCAAGCATCGCtgcccgcgccgctgcgcgaggcgatgcaCGCAGATGCCGCAAACGCGTCCGAAGtctcgctgctcgaccttgcgctggcgtggctgcgcgaggaccgCGTCCTCCGCGAAAAACAAGAGTCCGCTCGCGGAATCAAGCGtgggcgcgcgacgcgcggcccTGGCGAGGAAACAACCGACGCCAAAAAGTTCTTTAGCCAGTACGACTACTTTAAGCACTACACGTAG